One Desulfovibrio fairfieldensis genomic window carries:
- the tatB gene encoding Sec-independent protein translocase protein TatB: MFGIGSTELLVILVVALIVLGPKSLASISRTLGKAMGEFRRVSTDFQRTLNAEVAQEEDEERRKKAAEKAAKTAAEAEAAKAARQERAASGEGTPTEEATAPETSGTEAATAQAETEAPSAATAAPAPDASETGPTIDVTPAPPEPPAGSPLAEALARTKAEAESGAAAPKADNAVPAPDNGGKA; the protein is encoded by the coding sequence ATGTTCGGCATAGGCAGCACGGAACTTCTGGTCATCCTGGTGGTGGCGCTGATTGTGCTGGGGCCCAAAAGCCTCGCCAGCATCTCGCGCACCCTGGGCAAGGCCATGGGAGAATTCCGGCGCGTTTCCACGGACTTTCAGCGCACGCTCAATGCCGAGGTAGCGCAGGAAGAGGACGAAGAGCGCCGCAAGAAGGCGGCGGAAAAAGCCGCCAAAACAGCGGCCGAGGCTGAAGCGGCCAAGGCCGCCAGGCAGGAGCGCGCTGCGTCCGGCGAAGGAACGCCGACGGAAGAAGCGACTGCTCCGGAAACCTCCGGCACGGAAGCCGCGACGGCTCAGGCTGAAACAGAGGCTCCCTCCGCGGCCACGGCAGCCCCGGCTCCGGACGCATCTGAAACCGGCCCCACCATCGACGTGACGCCCGCGCCGCCGGAGCCACCGGCGGGCAGCCCTCTGGCCGAAGCCCTGGCCAGGACCAAAGCCGAAGCCGAGAGCGGAGCCGCCGCGCCCAAAGCCGACAATGCCGTTCCGGCCCCTGACAACGGCGGCAAGGCATGA
- the tatC gene encoding twin-arginine translocase subunit TatC, protein MSLMDHLGELRVRLVRCCIAVGLGFLACWAVVDPIFNALVDPLLAVLPKGSHAIYTTLPEGFFTRMYIAFVAGVFVASPVIFYQVWSFIAPGLYEEEKRYIIPVAVLSALFFMAGGAFCYFVVFPYAFSFFVSFATESIVAMPKVSDYLGFVLKLILAFGLIFEMPLFAFFLARMGLITATMMRKARRYAILAIFVVAAILTPPDVVSQLLMACPMLVLYELSILVAATFGRKKTKPESEENAENQAESDEKNAEEA, encoded by the coding sequence ATGAGCCTCATGGATCATCTGGGCGAATTGCGCGTGCGCCTGGTGCGTTGCTGCATTGCCGTGGGCCTGGGCTTTCTGGCCTGCTGGGCCGTGGTGGACCCCATTTTCAACGCCTTGGTGGACCCGCTGCTGGCCGTTCTGCCCAAGGGTTCACACGCCATCTACACCACCCTGCCCGAAGGCTTTTTCACCCGCATGTACATCGCCTTCGTGGCCGGTGTCTTTGTGGCCAGCCCGGTCATTTTCTATCAGGTCTGGTCTTTTATCGCGCCCGGCCTGTATGAAGAGGAAAAACGCTACATCATCCCGGTGGCCGTGCTTTCGGCCCTGTTTTTCATGGCCGGCGGCGCGTTCTGTTATTTCGTGGTCTTTCCCTATGCCTTCAGCTTTTTTGTAAGCTTCGCCACGGAAAGCATCGTGGCCATGCCCAAGGTCAGCGATTACCTGGGCTTTGTGCTCAAACTGATTCTGGCCTTCGGCCTGATCTTTGAAATGCCGCTGTTCGCCTTTTTCCTCGCGCGCATGGGCCTGATCACCGCGACCATGATGCGCAAGGCCCGGCGTTACGCCATCCTGGCCATCTTCGTGGTGGCCGCCATCCTGACCCCGCCGGACGTGGTTTCGCAACTCCTGATGGCCTGCCCCATGCTGGTGCTCTATGAACTGAGTATTCTGGTGGCAGCCACGTTCGGACGCAAAAAGACAAAACCCGAGTCCGAGGAAAACGCCGAAAACCAGGCTGAAAGCGATGAAAAAAACGCGGAGGAAGCATGA
- the hisB gene encoding imidazoleglycerol-phosphate dehydratase HisB, with product MSAHAPREAAQERHSAETRISLSLNLDGEGKTRIQTGFGLLDHMLTLSMFWAGMDLQLSCQGDLDVDAHHSVEDVGLTLGRALLEALGDRAGIARVGYGRVPMDEALSEVTVDLSGRPWLEWRGDELLPPVMAGEEKDLWREFYKALASSARCNLHIAFLYGKNGHHLLESAAKGLGLALRQAVQRQGTTTIRSTKGGLD from the coding sequence ATGAGCGCGCACGCCCCGCGTGAAGCCGCGCAAGAGCGGCACAGCGCGGAAACCCGCATCAGCCTGAGCCTGAATCTGGACGGCGAGGGCAAGACCCGGATCCAAACCGGTTTCGGCCTGCTGGACCACATGCTGACCCTGAGCATGTTCTGGGCGGGCATGGACTTGCAGCTCTCCTGCCAGGGAGACCTGGATGTGGACGCCCACCACAGCGTGGAAGACGTAGGCCTGACCTTGGGCCGCGCCCTGCTGGAAGCCCTGGGCGACAGGGCGGGCATCGCCCGCGTGGGCTACGGCCGCGTGCCCATGGACGAGGCGCTCAGCGAAGTTACAGTGGATCTTTCCGGCCGTCCCTGGCTGGAATGGCGCGGCGACGAGCTGCTGCCGCCGGTCATGGCCGGAGAGGAAAAAGACCTCTGGCGTGAATTTTACAAAGCTCTGGCAAGCAGCGCCCGCTGCAATCTGCACATTGCCTTTTTATACGGCAAAAACGGCCACCATCTGCTGGAATCGGCCGCCAAAGGCTTGGGCCTGGCCCTGCGCCAGGCCGTGCAGCGCCAGGGCACAACAACCATCAGAAGCACCAAGGGAGGCCTTGATTAA
- the hisA gene encoding 1-(5-phosphoribosyl)-5-[(5-phosphoribosylamino)methylideneamino]imidazole-4-carboxamide isomerase — protein sequence MIIFPAVDIQNGKAVRLKQGRAQDSTVFAEDPVEAARTWQARGARWLHVVDLDGAFDGAAQSRAIVQRICRELSIPVQLGGGIRDEATASAYLEAGVTRLIIGTLALEQPELFARLCRAFPGRIGVSLDAEAGRLKSRGWVADTGLTVDDVLPRLQDDGAAFIIYTDIERDGMQSGVNLAALSHLAHTARVPVIAAGGVATLEDVRKLYPLSRDSRLAGAVSGRALYAGTLHLEEANAWIDAQEATAT from the coding sequence ATGATCATTTTCCCGGCGGTGGATATTCAGAACGGCAAGGCCGTGCGCCTCAAGCAGGGCCGCGCCCAGGACTCCACGGTTTTCGCCGAGGATCCGGTGGAGGCGGCCCGCACCTGGCAGGCGCGCGGCGCGCGCTGGCTGCATGTGGTGGACCTGGACGGCGCGTTTGACGGCGCGGCGCAGAGCCGGGCCATTGTGCAGCGCATCTGCCGGGAGCTCAGCATTCCCGTCCAACTGGGCGGCGGCATCCGCGACGAGGCCACGGCCAGCGCCTATCTGGAGGCCGGGGTGACCCGCCTGATCATCGGCACCTTGGCCTTGGAGCAGCCCGAACTGTTCGCCCGCCTCTGCCGCGCCTTTCCCGGCCGAATCGGCGTCTCGCTGGACGCCGAGGCCGGACGCCTTAAAAGCCGGGGCTGGGTGGCGGACACCGGCCTGACTGTGGACGACGTGCTGCCCCGGCTTCAGGACGACGGCGCGGCCTTCATCATCTATACGGACATTGAGCGCGACGGCATGCAGAGCGGCGTCAATCTGGCCGCCCTGAGCCATTTGGCCCATACCGCCCGCGTGCCGGTCATCGCCGCGGGCGGCGTCGCCACGCTGGAAGACGTGCGGAAACTCTATCCTCTGAGCCGCGACAGCCGTCTGGCCGGTGCCGTCAGCGGCCGCGCCCTATACGCGGGCACGTTGCACCTGGAAGAAGCCAACGCCTGGATCGACGCCCAGGAGGCGACGGCAACCTAG